The DNA sequence TCATTAATCCCTCCATATTCCTGCGAAAAAGGATTGTTGGTCTTAGCAACCTGTAGGATACGATCAACCCGGAATTGTCTGAAATCTTTTCTTAGCGTACAAAAAGCCATAATGTACCAGTAATTAAATTCAAGAAAAACCCCTACAGCCTCAATCATTCTATTGGAAACTTTAGCATCAATACTCTTATATTCTATGGATAACTGAGTCTTTTCTGCAATACTCTCAAGGATAGTAGGAATGATATTTTTGATACTATCCGTAGTTGGCGCATGATAGTTAAAGATATCCACCTGTTTTTCGACCGTTTGAATTAAATTTTTATCCGAATTCCTAAGAACAGAGCGCACCTTTTCCATTGCAGTCTGATAATGGGATCCCAAACTCTGATGCGAATATTTTTGCATTAGTTTTTCAGCTGTGATAAAACTTAAAACTTCCTCCTTGGTAAACATTACCGGTGGAAGCTTATAACCTTCCATCAAAGAATATCCACTTCCCGCTTCACCTAAAATTGGGATTCCGGCATTCTCCAGTGTTTTCACATCCCGATAAATCGTTCTGATGCTTACTTCAAATTTTTCCGCCAAATCCTGTGCTCTTACGAGAGGTTTGGATTGTAATTGGGTAAGAATCGCTGTTACTCTATCCAGCTTTTTAAGATAATGGTCATTCATTCTATCTGATCGATCTAAACTTTTACACAAAATTCTAAATAAGGTAAACAACAATTTTACTTATATTTAGATATTCAAGAATCACATTTTATTTAATAATGAGCTATACTAATTTCATCCAGACCGTTGAAAAAATTTCAATCCTTGAAAAGCATGTTCTCGATGAATTAATTTCAAATTTAGAATTAAAAAATTATAGAAAAGGGGATTTTTTATTAAAATCTGACGAAACCTGTAAACATTTTTATTTCTTAGAAAAAGGACTGGTCAAATTGTTCTTTGATAATGGGGATAAAGATTTTATTATGACTTTTTTTTCTGAAAATTCTTTTTTCACAGAACTCAGCGGATTTCTTACAGGAAAAGCTTCCAAATACATGTTTGTGGCACTGGAACCGGTAGAAGTGTATTCTATTCGTAAACAAGTTGTGGATGACTTATGTAAAAAATACCATTCTGCAGAAACACTTTTCAGCAAACTCTACTCAAAAGCTCCGGTTAATATGATGGGACGGATCAGTGAAATGTTAGAAGACGATGGTAAAAAGCGCTATAATAATTTCCTTAAACAAAGGCCAGAACTCATACAAAGGATTAGTCTTGGAGATCTTGCAGACTATATTGGCATCACCCAGGTCTCACTCAGTAGAATCCGTGCACAAAAATGATTTTTTATCATTTGTAAAAAAATAAGAATTAAAAGCCATCTACATTTGTCACATAATTAATCAATAAAAAACAAAATTATGTCACAAAGAATCAACGCATTTGCAATGGGAAACAAATCAGTAAATGCACTTCACACTATGGGATACCATGTAGAAAATTCATCAATTGACAATTCATTTTTAGAACTCCTTTATTTCAGAGTTTCCCAAATGAATGGCTGTGCTTTTTGCCTGGATATGCACTCAAAACAATTAAGAGCGAAAGGGGAAACCGAACAAAG is a window from the Chryseobacterium sp. T16E-39 genome containing:
- a CDS encoding helix-turn-helix transcriptional regulator, yielding MNDHYLKKLDRVTAILTQLQSKPLVRAQDLAEKFEVSIRTIYRDVKTLENAGIPILGEAGSGYSLMEGYKLPPVMFTKEEVLSFITAEKLMQKYSHQSLGSHYQTAMEKVRSVLRNSDKNLIQTVEKQVDIFNYHAPTTDSIKNIIPTILESIAEKTQLSIEYKSIDAKVSNRMIEAVGVFLEFNYWYIMAFCTLRKDFRQFRVDRILQVAKTNNPFSQEYGGINDYRRNSKNEVTIVKLLVEKKIMNHLVNAKKYYGLTEEVETDEGVLMTFETEWIKDGFPRWLITFADYAVILEPEMLKVRLRDLVNDISERYKDI
- a CDS encoding Crp/Fnr family transcriptional regulator gives rise to the protein MSYTNFIQTVEKISILEKHVLDELISNLELKNYRKGDFLLKSDETCKHFYFLEKGLVKLFFDNGDKDFIMTFFSENSFFTELSGFLTGKASKYMFVALEPVEVYSIRKQVVDDLCKKYHSAETLFSKLYSKAPVNMMGRISEMLEDDGKKRYNNFLKQRPELIQRISLGDLADYIGITQVSLSRIRAQK